DNA sequence from the Deltaproteobacteria bacterium genome:
GCACGAGCGTTCGCGCGCGGACCTCGCTCGCCGCCTCGCGCGCCTCGCCCATCAACCGCAGGACCTCGACCGCCAGGTGCGTGGGCACGCGATCCATGTACGGCGCCGTCGACGCCGCCTCTTGATCGACCAACCCCACGCCGCCCTTGCGAATGAAGGGGATCCGTCGGGCGAGCGGCAGGTAGCGGAACGCGTTGAAGAAGAACTGGATCTGCGAGCTGAACTGCGCCGCGGGCGCGAGCAACGTGAGCGACGCGAGCTGATCCGGCCGCTCGCGCGCGAGGAGCAACGCGAGCATCGCGCCCATCGAGAGACCGACGACGTGCGCGGGCTCCTTGTTCGCCATGCGATCCAGGGCGGCGCGCGCGCTGCCGAACCAGTCGGCCGCGTTGGTCTGACCGAGGACCTCCGGCGAGAGGCCATGTCCGGCGATGCGCGGCCCGACCGCGTGGTACCCGCGCCGCGAGAGCGCCTCACCCAGCGGCCGCACTTCGAACGGCGTCCCGGTGAAGCCGTGCAGGAGCAGCACCGGTCGCCCCGAGCCGAGCTCGAACGGGAGCGTGCGCGGATCCGTGGCGAGATCGCGCGTTCTTGGTCGGCTCGGGCTGAACAAGCTCATGCGCTTTCGGTTCCTGGTTCCTTGTTCCTGGTTGCAGTGCGCCGGAGGCTCCTTTTATAGCGTGCGTCCGCTCTCTGGATCCGAACAACCAGGAACCAGGAACGAGGAACCAGGAACTCAAATGGCCGAGAACCCGCAACCGCAGCAGCTGCAGATCAACCTCGACGAGGAGACCGCCCAGGGCACGTACTGCAACCTGGCGCTGCTCTCGCACTCCGAGAGCGAGTTCACCTTCGACTTCATCTACGTGCAGCCCCAGCAGCCGAAAGCCAAGGTCCGCGCGCGGATCATCACCAACCCCGCGCACGCCAAGCGGCTGGCCCAGGTGCTGGCCGAGAACATCGCGCGGTATGAAGCGCGCTTCGGCGAGATCAAGCTGCAGTCGCCGCCGCCGGATATCGCTCCGCGGCACTAAATCGATCGCCTGGCGATCGCCGCGACGACAACCCAAAGCGGTACCCCCGAGCCTTTCCGCGGGCATCGGCGCGTGCGCGGGCGCGGCACGCCGGTTGCTCTACGGCCGCGCGTCTCACACGCGCCACGGGCGCACAACCAAGGGGGAGAACAATGGAAGCGTCGTTTGCTGCTGCTGCACCCAAGCCGACCACGAAGCTCGCGGTCTACTCGATCATCGAGAAGGAGGGCATGGACCGCGCCTACTGGACCAAGGTCGGGGCCGCGTTCAAGAACCGCGACGGCTCGTACAACATCCACCTCGATGCGCTGCCCTGCAACGGCAAGCTGCACCTGCGCGAGGTGGACCCGAACCGTCCGCGCATGAGCGAGCGGCAGGTCGAGGGGGTGCAGGGATGATTCGCGCCCTCATCGTCACGATGGCTCTGGCCCTCTCGTCGAGCGCGCTCGCGGCGGGTCACCGTCCGCCCCCGGCGCCGCCGGTTCAGGGCGTGGTGAACCTCAACACCGCCAGCGCCAAGCAGCTCGCGCTGCTCCCCGGCGTCGGCCCCAGCCGCGCCAAGGCCATCCTGGCCTATCGGGAGAAGAACCACTTCACCAAGACCGAGCAGATTCGGCAGGTGAAGGGCGTGGGCAAGGGCGTCTTCAAGAAGATCGCCACGCACCTCGCCGTGAGCGGGCCGAACACGCTCGCGCGCATCCAGTAGTCGCAAGGCGTCGTCGGCGCGGAGCGGGCCCGAAGTGGGTCGGCTCCGCGCCGCTTTGCGGGTGTCGCTGGACGCTTCGCAGACGAAGCTGCTACAAGCTCGGCCGCCGCTGGGTGCCCATGTTGGGGAAAAGGGAAGCCGGTCCAATTCCGGCGCGGTCCCGCCACTGTAGCCGGGCATCACAGAAGTGAGCGGCGTCGGAACCACTGGCCGAACAGGCTGGGAAGGCCGGCGTCGCGGGGCTCGCGAGACGTTCGCGCGCCCCACCCGGGAGCCAGGAAACCTGCCCGGCGGCCGTGCCCGATAGGGCCGAATTGCCTTCTCTCTTCGGAAGAGAGAGCGGAAGGCGGATGCGCACCCTTCGTCTGCTTCCGCTGCTGGCCCTCGCCGTCGCGCCCGAGGTACGCGCGGAGGACGCCCAGCTGCAGCCGGTGGTGGTGGAAGCGCCCGCGCCGCAAGCGCCGGGTGAAGCGGATCGCGCGCCCGCGGCGTCCACCACGATCATCGACGCGCAGGGACCCGCTTCCGAAGGACGCACGATTTCGGAGCTCGTCGCGCGCGCGCCGGGCGCGGTGGTGCACAGCTACGGCGGCCCCGGACAGCTGGCGACGCTCTCGCTTCGCGGCGCCTCCAGCGAGCAGTGCCTGGTGATGCTCGATGGCGTCCCGATGACGAGCGCCACCAACGCCACGGTGAACCTCGCGGACTTCCCGACGGCCTTCCTGGATCGCATCGAGGTGGTGCGCGGCGTGGTGGGACCGATCTACGGCCCGGGCGCGCTGGGCGGCGCGGTCAATCTCGTGACGCGCGTGCCGCAGCCGGGCCCGCCCACGCTGGACGCGCTCGTCCGCGGCGGATCGTTCGGCACGGGCGAGCTGCACCTCGCGGGCACCGCCAGCGTCGGCTCCGTGAGCGCGCTCGCGGCGGTGAACGCGCTCGGCAGCCGGGGCGACTTCTCCTTCCGGCCGCCCGACGCGACCACGGACGCCGTCCGCCAGAACAACGACGCCCGCCAGACCGCAGGGCTCGCGCGGGTGATCGTTCCTGCGGGCCCGGGCCGCACCGTGGACGTGCTCGCCCAGGCCGAGAGCGGTGAGCGCGGGTTGGCGGGCAGCATCTACGCGCCCTCGAGCGTGGATCGCCTCGAGGACACGCGCGCGACCGCTTCGGCGCGCTTGAACCAGGAGCTGTCCTGGGGCGCGCTGGAGGTTCGCGGCACCTGGCGACAGGAACAGGTCGGCGTCTCGCTGGATCGCAACCCGTCGAATCCGCAGCTCGACGCGCTCGCCGGCGCCGAAGCCCGCTTGCGCATGCCCCTCGGACACCACGGCCTGATGTTCGTGGCGAGCGCCGCCGGCGAGTCGCTGACGCAACAGGGCCAGCCCGCGCACACGCGGCCAGAGCTGGCCGCGGGCGCCTCGGACGAGTGGCTGCTCTGGGATGGACGCATCTCGCTCTTGCCGGCGCTGCGCGTGGATCAAGTCGATCACTTCACGGGCGTGTCGCCGCAGCTCGCGCTCGCCTATCGACCGATCGATGGGCTCGAGCTGCGGGGGACCATCGGCCAGACCTTCCGCGCGCCGACGTTCGGCGAGCTCTACGTGAACGACGGGCTCCTGCTGTCGAATCCCTCGCTGCAGCCCGAGCGCGCGCTGGCCACGGAGCTGGGCGCGAGCTACGAGCGCGGCATGCTTCGCGCCAGCGCCGCCGCGTTCGCGACCGAATACGTGGACCTCATCGAGTACGAGCTCTATCCGCCGTTCTTGGCCAAGCCGTACAACGTGGGCACGGCGGGCATCGGCGGGCTCGAGGCCGAAGTCGGGATCCGGCCGCGGCCAGAGCTGGAGCTGGATCTCGTGTACTCGCGTCAGTGGACCGCGGATCTGTACGACGACGTCCGCTTCTACGAGCACGAGCTGCCCTATCACCCGCACCATCGCGGGGGCGCGCGCGCGGCGTGGACTGGGAGCCGGCTCACGGCGCACGTCGAAGCCTTTGCGCAGTCGAGCCAGTACCTCTCGCGCGCGAACACCGCCGAGCTCGCGGGCCGCGTGGACACCGGCGCCGGGCTCGCCTTCCGACCGTTGCACGACCAACCCCTCTGGCTGGGCGTGGAGGCGCAGAACCTCCTCGACCAGCCAGGCTACGACCTCTACGGTTACCCGCTGCCTGGCCGCGCGCTGTACGCGCTCGTCCGGGTGGCGACGCCCAAAGCGGAGCACCCATGAACCGAATCGTCCTCGTCGCCGCACTCCTCGCCGCTCCCGCGCTCCTGGCCTGCGGGAACACCGGCATCATCTGCACCTCGAACGAGGTCCGCTGCGGGCAGACCTGCGCCAACCTGGCCACGGATCCGGTGCACTGCGGTGCGTGCGGCGTGGCCTGCGCGGCCGGCTTCGTGTGCTCCCCCGTCCCCGGCGGCGATGGCGGCATCGGCCAGTGCACCTGCCCGCTCAACCTCACCCAGTGCGGCCAAGCCTGCGTGGATCCGCAGACCAACCTCAACAACTGCGGCCAGTGCGGCAACGCCTGCGGCTTGGGCGAGTCGTGCAGCGCCGGCACCTGCATCACCGGCGCGTGCCCCAGCGGCACCAGCAACTGCGGCGGCGGCTGCGTGGACACCACCAGCGATCGTCAGAACTGCGGCGGCTGCGCGGGCGACGGCGGCGTGGTCTGCCCCCAGGGCCAGGCGTGCTTGAACGGCGCGTGCGGCTCGGATCTCTACGCCGCCTGCTTCGACACCGGCGACATCTTCGCGCTCGACGGCGAGACCGGCGCGGTGGATCCGCACTCGCAGAAGGCGCCGCCCAGCTTCCCCGCGGGCCTCGCGTTCGACGGGCACGACTCGCTGGCGGTGGTCGACGGCGTGGCCAACGACCTCTACACCTTCGACATCACCAACGGCTTCGGCTCGGCGAACACCTTCGCGGTGGGCTCGGGTCCGAACTCCATCGCCATCGTGAACCACGTGGCCGCGGTTCCGAACGGCCAGGACAACTCCCTCGACGTGCTCGACGCGGTGGCTCCAGGCTGGCAGCGCCGCTGCCCGACGGGCGATGCGGGCTGCACCGCCAGCGCGCACTTCGCGGCCTCGAGCTCGCCCGAGTACGCCGCCTTCGACACCGACGCGATCTACGTCTCGCTGCTCGGCGACACGACGAATCCGGCGCCCACGGGCAACCAGCTCGCGCGCGTGTCGCTGTCGGATCTCTCGGTCCAGACCACGGACCTCACCACGTTCGATCTCCAGACTCCGCCGGATGCGGGCACGGCGCCGCGGCCGTACGGCGTGGTGGTTCACAACGGGCGCGTCTACGTGGCCTTGGCGAACCTGGCGGGCTTCTCCGCGACGGGCCCGGGCCTGGTGGCGGTGCTCGACATCACCACCGACGGCGGCGCCGCGGTGCCGCACACCTTCGCCGACGGCGGCGTGCTCCAGCCCGTGGCCCCGGACGCTGCGCGCTGCCTGAACGCGGGCGCGCTCATGCTCTCGGGGAGCACGCTCTACGTGGCCTGCGGTCCACACTACGACGCCAACTTCGCCATCGACGTCCCCGGCGCGGTGGGCGCGCTCGACATCTCCGGCGACGTGCCCCAGCCGCTCTGGACCACGCCGCTCGGCTGCCCTGCCGACGCCGGTGCGGATTGCGCGCCCGGCGCGGCCTCGCGCATGGCCATCGCGGGCGGCAAGCTCTACGTGGGTGACTTCGGCAACGGTCGACTCTTCATCCTGGATCCCAGCAGCGGCGCGCTCACCGCGGGTCCCGCGAATGCGCTCAACCTCTGCCTCGCGCCGGACGGCGGCTTCCAGGAGATCTCCGACGTCGCCGCGCGGCCGTAGGTCATGAAGCTCACCGTCCTCATCGCGGCGCTGCTCGCCGGAGCGCCGGGCGCGAGCTGGCTCGGACCGAAGCCGCCGGCGCACCCGGCGCGCGTGGCCACGCTCGCGCCCAGCCTCACCGAGCTGGTGCAGGCCTTGAGTGCGGGCAATCGCCTGGTGGGCGTCTCCAAGTTCGACGACGACCCGGCGGTGGCCAAGCTCCCGCGCCTCGGCGGCCTGATGGATCCGAGCCCCGAGGCCATCCTCGCGGTGAAGCCGGAGCTGCTCGTGGTTCAGCCGTCGCCGACCATCCAGCCGCTGCTGGAGCGGGTGGCAGAGCTGGGCGTGCCGGTGCTGGAGCTGCCGATGTCGAACGTGGCCGAGGTGGAGACCGCCGAGCGCGAGCTGGGCGCGGCGCTCGGCGAGAAGCAGAAGGGCGACGCGCTCGCGGCAGAGCTCGAGTCGAGCCTGGCCGCGGCGCGCGCGAAGATCCCCGCGGGCAAGAGGCAGCGCGCGCTCATCGTTTACGGCTGGTCGCCGCTGGTGGTCGCGGGGCCGGGCTCGTTCGCCGACGAGCTCCTGCGCGCGGCCGGCGGCGAGAACGCCGCCGCGGGCGCCAAGGGCGCCTACGTGACCTACTCGGCCGAGCTCGCCGCCGACGCGCATCCGGATCTGCTGGTGGATCTCGCGTTCACCATGGGCGACCAGATGCCCGCGGCGTTCCAGCAGCTCCCCGGGCTGGCGCGCGCGCGCGTGGTGCATCCGAAGACGCAGGCGCTGCTGCACCCGGGGCCGAAGCTCGTCGAAGGGTTGCTGGAGCTTCAGCAGGCGCTCAATGAACCCAAGCCTGATGGCCACTGAGCCGCGCTTCTCACCCGCAGCCCTCGCGCGCGCGGTGCTCGCGCTGACGATCGCCACTGCGCTGGCCGTGGCGTTGGGAATCGCGCTGGGCGAACGGCCCCTCTCGCTCTCGACCGCGTTCGCGGATCCGGCCTCGCTGGATCGCGGGATCCTCGTGGCGCTGCGCTTGCCGCGCGCCTTGCTGGGCATGCTCGTGGGCGCAGCGCTGGCGGTGAGCGGCGCGGCGCTGCAGGCGCTCTTGCAGAACCCGCTGGCGGATCCGTTCGTGCTCGGGGTCTCGGGCGGCGCGGCGCTGGGCGGCGCGGCGGCGATCGCGCTCGGGCTGGATCGCTTGCCGCAAGTGCTCGCACCGCTCGCCGACACCATGCCTGCCGTGCTCGCCGCAGCCATGCGCGGGCTCGCATCGCTGTCACCCGT
Encoded proteins:
- a CDS encoding DUF3467 domain-containing protein translates to MAENPQPQQLQINLDEETAQGTYCNLALLSHSESEFTFDFIYVQPQQPKAKVRARIITNPAHAKRLAQVLAENIARYEARFGEIKLQSPPPDIAPRH
- a CDS encoding TonB-dependent receptor is translated as MRTLRLLPLLALAVAPEVRAEDAQLQPVVVEAPAPQAPGEADRAPAASTTIIDAQGPASEGRTISELVARAPGAVVHSYGGPGQLATLSLRGASSEQCLVMLDGVPMTSATNATVNLADFPTAFLDRIEVVRGVVGPIYGPGALGGAVNLVTRVPQPGPPTLDALVRGGSFGTGELHLAGTASVGSVSALAAVNALGSRGDFSFRPPDATTDAVRQNNDARQTAGLARVIVPAGPGRTVDVLAQAESGERGLAGSIYAPSSVDRLEDTRATASARLNQELSWGALEVRGTWRQEQVGVSLDRNPSNPQLDALAGAEARLRMPLGHHGLMFVASAAGESLTQQGQPAHTRPELAAGASDEWLLWDGRISLLPALRVDQVDHFTGVSPQLALAYRPIDGLELRGTIGQTFRAPTFGELYVNDGLLLSNPSLQPERALATELGASYERGMLRASAAAFATEYVDLIEYELYPPFLAKPYNVGTAGIGGLEAEVGIRPRPELELDLVYSRQWTADLYDDVRFYEHELPYHPHHRGGARAAWTGSRLTAHVEAFAQSSQYLSRANTAELAGRVDTGAGLAFRPLHDQPLWLGVEAQNLLDQPGYDLYGYPLPGRALYALVRVATPKAEHP
- a CDS encoding helix-hairpin-helix domain-containing protein; protein product: MIRALIVTMALALSSSALAAGHRPPPAPPVQGVVNLNTASAKQLALLPGVGPSRAKAILAYREKNHFTKTEQIRQVKGVGKGVFKKIATHLAVSGPNTLARIQ
- a CDS encoding alpha/beta fold hydrolase codes for the protein MSLFSPSRPRTRDLATDPRTLPFELGSGRPVLLLHGFTGTPFEVRPLGEALSRRGYHAVGPRIAGHGLSPEVLGQTNAADWFGSARAALDRMANKEPAHVVGLSMGAMLALLLARERPDQLASLTLLAPAAQFSSQIQFFFNAFRYLPLARRIPFIRKGGVGLVDQEAASTAPYMDRVPTHLAVEVLRLMGEAREAASEVRARTLVLFGGQDHTVSESGVHRLIGKMHPPPMRVVKLAHSGHILPLDVERERVAAEVGNFIAHCDELRG
- a CDS encoding ABC transporter substrate-binding protein, which codes for MKLTVLIAALLAGAPGASWLGPKPPAHPARVATLAPSLTELVQALSAGNRLVGVSKFDDDPAVAKLPRLGGLMDPSPEAILAVKPELLVVQPSPTIQPLLERVAELGVPVLELPMSNVAEVETAERELGAALGEKQKGDALAAELESSLAAARAKIPAGKRQRALIVYGWSPLVVAGPGSFADELLRAAGGENAAAGAKGAYVTYSAELAADAHPDLLVDLAFTMGDQMPAAFQQLPGLARARVVHPKTQALLHPGPKLVEGLLELQQALNEPKPDGH
- a CDS encoding PQQ-binding-like beta-propeller repeat protein, which codes for MNRIVLVAALLAAPALLACGNTGIICTSNEVRCGQTCANLATDPVHCGACGVACAAGFVCSPVPGGDGGIGQCTCPLNLTQCGQACVDPQTNLNNCGQCGNACGLGESCSAGTCITGACPSGTSNCGGGCVDTTSDRQNCGGCAGDGGVVCPQGQACLNGACGSDLYAACFDTGDIFALDGETGAVDPHSQKAPPSFPAGLAFDGHDSLAVVDGVANDLYTFDITNGFGSANTFAVGSGPNSIAIVNHVAAVPNGQDNSLDVLDAVAPGWQRRCPTGDAGCTASAHFAASSSPEYAAFDTDAIYVSLLGDTTNPAPTGNQLARVSLSDLSVQTTDLTTFDLQTPPDAGTAPRPYGVVVHNGRVYVALANLAGFSATGPGLVAVLDITTDGGAAVPHTFADGGVLQPVAPDAARCLNAGALMLSGSTLYVACGPHYDANFAIDVPGAVGALDISGDVPQPLWTTPLGCPADAGADCAPGAASRMAIAGGKLYVGDFGNGRLFILDPSSGALTAGPANALNLCLAPDGGFQEISDVAARP